The following coding sequences are from one Desulfosporosinus orientis DSM 765 window:
- a CDS encoding trimethylamine methyltransferase family protein: MGVGSSHGNGLFFRTLTEKQAEEIHLASCQILEDTGMVIHHEEAVELLRKAGAYVENGNRVYFPSFLIKQALQTAPSRVTLYNRNGEAAMHLEGSNVHFGTGSDTLNYLDPFTLERRRWLKDDVAKAIRICDQLPNIDFVMSMGLLSDADPLMINREQYAIMVQNTVKPQVVIAEDGDTLKDIIEMAACVVGGKERLRQKPLFMIYTEPTSPLQHPRESIEKLLVAAENGVPSNFACGGVAGASVPTTVAGALVQANAEALSGLVIHQLKAPGAPFIYGYGNSPLDMRSMQAVYGTPEAVLFQGGAVDLAHYYQLPSWGYAGCCNAKVCDEQAIAESTMFTLMGALQGCNIMHDVFYMEFGLTGSLELLLISNEVIGRARRMLKGIDTDKESLAVDSIKRVGPGGNFLGDEHTAKHFRESWMPELSDFNNFENWSENGSKTMVERARDRIKAILDTHQPKPVSEDVREKIDEILKKAREKYGATV; the protein is encoded by the coding sequence ATGGGAGTTGGGAGCTCACATGGAAACGGGCTGTTCTTTCGAACGCTCACGGAGAAACAGGCAGAGGAGATCCACTTGGCCAGTTGTCAAATCCTCGAAGACACAGGGATGGTGATCCATCACGAAGAGGCTGTAGAATTACTTCGCAAGGCAGGGGCCTATGTTGAAAATGGCAATCGGGTTTATTTCCCGAGCTTTCTCATTAAGCAGGCACTTCAGACAGCTCCCTCACGGGTTACCTTATATAACCGCAATGGGGAAGCGGCAATGCACCTGGAAGGAAGCAATGTTCATTTTGGTACCGGCTCGGATACATTGAACTATCTGGACCCCTTTACCTTAGAACGGCGGAGATGGCTTAAAGACGATGTGGCTAAAGCCATACGAATTTGTGATCAATTGCCTAATATTGATTTTGTTATGTCTATGGGTCTGCTTTCCGATGCTGATCCTCTAATGATTAATCGGGAACAATATGCTATTATGGTTCAAAATACGGTGAAGCCTCAAGTTGTAATTGCCGAAGACGGGGACACTTTGAAGGATATTATTGAAATGGCAGCTTGTGTCGTGGGCGGAAAAGAGAGACTGCGTCAGAAACCGCTCTTCATGATTTATACAGAACCCACCTCACCCCTGCAGCATCCCAGAGAGTCCATCGAGAAATTATTAGTTGCGGCGGAGAATGGGGTTCCCTCGAACTTTGCTTGCGGCGGCGTGGCTGGAGCTTCCGTACCGACAACGGTTGCAGGTGCTTTGGTTCAGGCTAATGCAGAAGCCTTAAGTGGTTTGGTAATTCACCAGCTGAAGGCACCTGGAGCCCCCTTTATCTACGGATACGGGAACTCACCTTTGGATATGCGCTCCATGCAGGCAGTTTATGGAACGCCGGAAGCGGTATTATTCCAAGGGGGGGCAGTGGATCTGGCTCATTACTACCAGCTGCCGTCCTGGGGATATGCAGGATGCTGTAATGCTAAGGTTTGCGATGAACAGGCTATTGCAGAGTCGACAATGTTTACTTTGATGGGCGCTCTTCAAGGCTGCAATATTATGCATGATGTTTTCTATATGGAATTTGGCTTAACCGGTTCCTTGGAGTTACTGCTTATTTCCAATGAGGTTATAGGCAGAGCCCGCCGGATGCTGAAAGGGATTGATACCGACAAGGAATCCCTGGCAGTGGATTCCATTAAGCGTGTTGGTCCGGGAGGGAATTTCCTGGGTGATGAACACACAGCGAAACACTTTAGAGAGAGTTGGATGCCCGAACTTTCGGATTTCAATAATTTTGAGAACTGGAGCGAGAACGGCAGTAAGACCATGGTTGAACGAGCCAGAGACCGAATTAAGGCCATTTTAGACACTCATCAGCCAAAGCCTGTCTCCGAAGATGTG